One genomic segment of Salinibacter grassmerensis includes these proteins:
- a CDS encoding glutamate synthase subunit beta, with protein MPREHHPDGYRKHPRRPIGKRSATERTADFREIWAPEWSPEALQNQGERCVDCGVPTCMSGCPIGNRIPEWNDLVHRSDWKEALEQLHATNNFPEFTGYTCPAPCEDACVLAVNDDAVAIKSIERAIVDKGWEEGWIQPEPPAERTGFQVAVVGSGPAGLAAAQQLNRAGHRVTVYERDEAIGGLMTYGIPDFKFAKRRVEQRVDQLGREGIRFVVDTEVGADLPAEQVRAGHDAVCLALGAQEPRTLPVPGTDLDGVLPAMEFLPQENRRQQGQAAPGGTTAAHKNVVVLGGGSTGADCVATAHRQGAKQVVQIGINERGSTERAADNPWPEAAQVYTKTYAQEEGGAEEFAVNTQALVDLDDDGRVDELQAERVEWTYEDGRRADKTVLDPELQIPADLVLVAIGFTGPDSNPFASSGVARADDGTFATDDRLMTDAEGIFAAGDARMGASLVVWAIGEGRDAARQVDRYLTGNTELPASLQTSNPPLGR; from the coding sequence ATGCCCCGCGAACACCATCCGGACGGATACCGGAAGCACCCGCGCCGCCCCATCGGCAAGCGGTCGGCCACGGAGCGCACGGCTGACTTTCGCGAAATTTGGGCGCCGGAGTGGAGCCCCGAGGCCCTACAGAATCAGGGGGAGCGCTGTGTCGATTGCGGGGTGCCCACCTGCATGAGCGGCTGTCCCATCGGCAACCGCATTCCGGAGTGGAATGACCTGGTGCACCGCAGCGACTGGAAGGAGGCCCTGGAGCAGCTCCACGCCACGAACAACTTTCCGGAGTTTACGGGCTACACCTGCCCGGCCCCCTGCGAGGATGCCTGTGTTCTGGCCGTCAACGACGATGCCGTGGCCATCAAAAGCATCGAGCGGGCCATCGTGGACAAGGGATGGGAGGAAGGCTGGATTCAGCCGGAGCCGCCCGCCGAACGGACTGGCTTTCAGGTGGCCGTGGTGGGGAGCGGGCCGGCCGGCCTTGCCGCCGCGCAGCAGCTCAACCGTGCCGGGCACCGGGTAACGGTCTACGAACGGGACGAGGCCATCGGCGGCCTGATGACATACGGCATTCCGGACTTCAAATTTGCGAAGCGCCGCGTCGAGCAGCGGGTCGATCAGCTTGGGCGAGAGGGCATTCGGTTCGTAGTAGACACGGAGGTGGGGGCTGACCTCCCGGCGGAGCAGGTTCGCGCGGGCCACGATGCGGTGTGTCTCGCCCTGGGCGCACAGGAGCCCCGTACGCTCCCGGTCCCGGGCACCGACCTGGACGGCGTACTGCCGGCCATGGAGTTCCTCCCGCAGGAAAACCGTCGTCAGCAAGGCCAGGCCGCCCCTGGTGGTACCACGGCCGCCCACAAGAATGTCGTTGTGTTGGGGGGCGGGAGCACCGGGGCCGACTGCGTCGCCACGGCCCACCGACAGGGTGCGAAGCAGGTCGTCCAGATTGGCATCAACGAGCGAGGCTCCACCGAGCGGGCGGCGGACAATCCCTGGCCGGAGGCCGCACAGGTGTACACCAAGACCTACGCCCAGGAGGAGGGCGGGGCCGAGGAGTTTGCGGTCAATACCCAGGCACTGGTCGACCTCGATGACGACGGCCGGGTGGATGAACTGCAGGCCGAGCGGGTAGAGTGGACCTACGAGGATGGCCGTCGCGCCGACAAGACGGTTCTCGACCCCGAGCTCCAGATCCCTGCCGACCTGGTTCTCGTCGCCATCGGGTTCACGGGGCCGGACAGCAATCCCTTCGCATCATCGGGCGTGGCGCGGGCCGATGATGGGACCTTCGCCACGGACGACCGACTGATGACGGACGCAGAGGGCATTTTTGCGGCGGGGGATGCCCGGATGGGAGCTTCACTCGTGGTGTGGGCCATCGGGGAGGGGCGCGACGCGGCCCGTCAGGTTGATCGCTACCTTACCGGCAACACGGAGCTTCCAGCGAGCCTCCAGACCTCCAACCCGCCCCTCGGCCGGTAA
- the gltB gene encoding glutamate synthase large subunit has translation MGHSLPPPSLVQSPDRPALGPRRERSNCGVGVLMDLNGTKSHTMVDEALGLLRRLDHRGARGAEENTGDGAGILIQKPHAFYQDVVPSLNDVDSYGVGQFFLPTDEHVQSALRDFIDQQVQAEGFESVAWRSVPTDASDLGPTARATEPDVWQLFIRPTASLSPETLDARLYVLRRLLESAVADSDLEDSETFYVCSLDRRRVVYKGLLTNAQVASYYPELADDRVRSTLALVHSRFSTNTLGAWRLAHPYRTVVHNGEVNTLRGNLNWMRAREADLHTDAFGEDLERIRPITTAAQSDTAVLDNVLELLVESGRSLPHALRMLIPEAWTKDARMSPARRAWYEYHSTLIEPWDGPLLAAFTDGDSVGAVLDRNGLRPCRYWVTHDDQLIMASEAGVVDVPPERVARKDRLQPGQLFLADAAAERIVPEEEVFDQLTDEKYKRWLDESRVRLRTLVSAGAPSGDAPGPEGLSSLNGEAEALPRQQQAFGYTREHVRRLVQPMGEDGKDPVGAMGNDTPPAVLSDQSKTLFTYFKQLFAQVSNPPLDYIREELITSLESHVGRKGNLLTEGPEHCRQVHLDSPILSDAELDALRHVDTNGIRSTTIDTTFGEEMSLEAAVERICRDARQAVAAGDEILHLSDRATGPDRLPIPSLLAVGAVHHDLIRAGRRTHAALVVDSGQPCAVHHVCTLLGYGADAVHPYLAYATVRDWAGRSDAVPDAETAVERYVGALEQGLLKVMAKMGISTLESYKGAQVFEAVGLDSEFVEAYFFGTPSRIEGAGLDELEADLRDRHESAFEESLPGATDLESGGELYWRRDGEHHQWSPQTIGTLQHAVRQDDRAAYDEFAALINEQSTQHQTLRGLLAFDAAPDAAIPRAEVESAASIVQRFFTASMSFGSLSPEAHETLAVAMNRIGGRASTGEGGEQVDRFGTERECAIKQVASGRFGVTSTYLQHADDIEIKMAQGSKPGEGGHLPGEKVNELIAETRYTTPGVSLISPPPHHDIYSIEDLAQLIHDLKSVNSAADVHVKLVAAAGIGVIAAGVSKAKADALLISGQSGGTGASPKTSIKSAGLPWELGVSEAQQVLLENNLRSRIRLRVDGGLKTGRDVAVAALLGGEEFGFGTAALVCLGCIMLRKCHCNTCSVGIATQDPELREQFVGEPEHVMRYMHFVAEELREIMADLGVRTVDEMVGRTDLLRQRNTDHPKARRLDLGSILHRPASDDDPRKTTEQNHKLDDKLDHTLIEEARPALDQQAPVQITHDIHNWDRAVGAMLSSEVTGRYGPDGLPDGTIEVDVEGVAGQSFGAFLASGVTLRLVGEANDYVGKGLSGGRIILRTPETAGFEADENIVLGNVALYGATRGETYVNGQAGERFAVRNSGAQAVVEGVGDHGCEYMTGGVVVVLGGTGRNFGAGMSGGEAYVLDEDGTFADTVNREMVRVEALSGERDRRLVRRLVEHHLHHTGSAKATRVLNEWEKYVGRFRKVMPDAFARQVEASLERGEDIRPTVPSSPSASAPVAA, from the coding sequence ATGGGCCACTCCCTCCCACCCCCATCCCTCGTGCAATCCCCAGACCGCCCGGCACTAGGACCCCGGCGAGAACGATCCAACTGTGGCGTCGGGGTCCTTATGGACCTGAACGGCACGAAGAGCCACACAATGGTTGACGAGGCACTCGGGCTGCTTCGCCGCCTCGATCACCGTGGCGCGCGCGGCGCCGAAGAGAACACGGGCGACGGGGCAGGCATCCTGATTCAGAAGCCGCACGCGTTCTATCAAGATGTTGTCCCGAGTCTCAACGACGTAGACTCCTACGGGGTCGGCCAGTTTTTTCTCCCGACCGACGAGCACGTCCAATCGGCGCTCCGCGATTTTATCGATCAACAGGTACAAGCCGAGGGCTTTGAATCTGTTGCGTGGCGCTCTGTGCCGACCGACGCCTCGGACCTCGGCCCCACGGCCCGCGCCACGGAGCCCGACGTGTGGCAACTCTTCATCCGGCCCACCGCGTCGCTTTCTCCCGAGACTCTCGACGCCCGGCTGTACGTCCTTCGTCGTCTTCTCGAATCGGCGGTGGCGGACAGCGACCTCGAAGACAGCGAGACGTTCTACGTATGTTCATTGGACCGGCGCAGGGTGGTCTACAAGGGGCTCCTCACCAACGCGCAGGTTGCTAGTTACTACCCGGAACTGGCCGACGATCGGGTACGATCGACCCTGGCTCTCGTCCACTCCCGCTTCTCCACGAACACGCTGGGCGCGTGGCGCCTCGCTCATCCCTACCGCACCGTCGTCCACAATGGGGAGGTCAACACGCTCCGTGGCAACCTCAACTGGATGCGGGCCCGGGAGGCAGACCTGCACACCGACGCCTTCGGGGAGGATCTGGAGCGGATCCGGCCCATCACCACGGCGGCGCAGAGCGACACGGCGGTGCTCGACAACGTGTTGGAGCTGCTCGTAGAGAGCGGTCGCTCGCTGCCGCACGCCCTGCGGATGCTCATCCCGGAGGCTTGGACCAAGGATGCCCGGATGAGTCCGGCCCGGCGGGCCTGGTACGAGTACCATTCGACCCTCATCGAGCCATGGGACGGGCCGCTCCTCGCGGCTTTTACCGACGGGGACAGTGTCGGGGCGGTGCTCGACCGCAACGGCCTGCGGCCGTGTCGCTACTGGGTCACCCACGACGACCAGCTCATAATGGCCAGCGAAGCAGGCGTGGTGGACGTGCCGCCCGAACGGGTGGCCCGAAAGGACCGGCTACAACCCGGCCAGCTCTTCCTTGCCGACGCGGCGGCGGAGCGCATCGTGCCGGAGGAGGAAGTGTTTGACCAACTGACCGACGAAAAATACAAACGGTGGCTCGACGAGTCCCGCGTGCGGCTCCGCACGCTCGTGTCCGCCGGTGCACCCTCGGGCGATGCCCCCGGGCCGGAGGGCCTGTCCTCCTTGAACGGAGAGGCGGAGGCCCTCCCTAGGCAGCAGCAGGCCTTCGGCTACACGCGGGAGCACGTCCGGCGGCTCGTGCAGCCGATGGGAGAGGACGGCAAGGATCCGGTGGGTGCGATGGGCAACGACACGCCGCCCGCCGTTCTCTCGGACCAGAGCAAAACCCTCTTCACCTACTTCAAGCAACTGTTCGCGCAGGTCTCAAATCCGCCCCTCGACTACATTCGTGAGGAGCTAATCACCTCGCTCGAAAGCCACGTCGGGCGCAAGGGGAATTTGCTCACGGAGGGGCCGGAGCACTGCCGGCAGGTGCACCTGGATTCGCCCATCCTCAGTGACGCGGAGCTGGACGCGCTCCGCCACGTCGACACGAATGGCATCCGGTCGACGACGATCGACACGACATTCGGGGAGGAGATGAGCCTGGAGGCCGCCGTTGAGCGAATTTGCCGGGACGCGCGCCAGGCCGTGGCGGCGGGCGACGAAATTCTCCACCTGTCGGACCGAGCAACGGGGCCGGACCGGCTTCCGATCCCGAGTCTTCTTGCCGTGGGGGCCGTGCACCATGATCTGATCCGGGCGGGCCGCCGGACGCACGCGGCGCTCGTGGTCGACAGTGGGCAGCCCTGCGCGGTGCACCACGTCTGCACGCTCTTGGGCTACGGGGCCGACGCCGTGCACCCCTATCTGGCCTACGCCACTGTGCGCGACTGGGCGGGGCGCAGCGACGCGGTGCCCGACGCGGAGACGGCCGTCGAGCGATACGTTGGGGCTCTCGAACAGGGCCTTCTCAAGGTGATGGCCAAGATGGGCATCTCCACCCTCGAGAGCTACAAGGGGGCGCAGGTCTTCGAAGCGGTTGGCCTCGACTCGGAATTTGTGGAGGCGTACTTCTTCGGCACCCCCTCGCGAATTGAAGGGGCGGGCCTCGACGAATTGGAGGCCGATCTGCGCGATCGTCATGAGAGCGCGTTTGAGGAGTCCCTGCCGGGCGCGACGGACCTGGAGAGCGGTGGGGAGCTCTACTGGCGACGGGACGGGGAGCATCATCAGTGGAGCCCACAAACGATTGGCACGCTCCAGCACGCGGTGCGGCAGGACGACCGCGCGGCGTACGATGAGTTTGCCGCGCTGATCAACGAGCAGTCGACCCAGCACCAGACGCTGCGGGGCTTGCTTGCGTTTGACGCCGCGCCCGACGCGGCCATCCCGCGTGCCGAGGTGGAGTCTGCCGCGTCCATTGTCCAGCGCTTCTTCACGGCTTCCATGTCGTTTGGCTCCCTCAGCCCGGAGGCCCACGAGACGCTCGCCGTCGCGATGAACCGGATTGGCGGGCGGGCCAGCACCGGCGAGGGCGGCGAGCAGGTCGACCGCTTCGGCACCGAACGCGAATGTGCGATCAAACAGGTGGCCAGTGGGCGCTTCGGGGTGACGAGCACCTACCTCCAACACGCCGACGACATCGAAATCAAGATGGCGCAGGGCTCGAAGCCCGGGGAGGGTGGACACCTGCCGGGGGAGAAGGTAAACGAGCTCATCGCCGAGACGCGCTACACGACCCCGGGGGTGTCGCTTATTTCGCCGCCGCCCCACCACGACATCTACTCGATTGAGGACCTCGCACAGCTCATCCACGACCTCAAAAGTGTCAATTCGGCGGCCGACGTGCACGTGAAGCTCGTGGCAGCGGCCGGCATCGGAGTCATCGCCGCGGGCGTGTCCAAGGCGAAGGCCGATGCCCTCCTCATCAGCGGCCAGTCCGGCGGGACGGGGGCGTCGCCGAAGACCTCCATCAAGTCGGCGGGCCTCCCGTGGGAGTTGGGCGTATCGGAGGCGCAGCAGGTGCTCCTCGAAAACAACCTCCGCTCCCGCATCCGTCTCCGTGTGGATGGCGGCCTCAAAACCGGGCGGGACGTGGCGGTGGCGGCGTTGCTGGGCGGAGAGGAATTTGGCTTCGGCACTGCGGCACTCGTCTGTCTGGGATGCATCATGCTTCGGAAGTGTCATTGCAACACCTGCTCGGTGGGCATCGCCACGCAGGACCCGGAGTTGCGCGAGCAGTTCGTGGGCGAGCCCGAGCACGTGATGCGCTACATGCACTTTGTGGCGGAAGAACTCCGCGAGATCATGGCGGACCTCGGGGTGCGCACCGTCGACGAGATGGTGGGGCGTACCGACCTGTTGCGGCAGAGGAACACCGACCACCCGAAGGCCCGTCGGCTGGATCTGGGGTCGATTTTGCACCGTCCGGCCAGCGACGACGATCCGCGGAAGACGACGGAACAGAACCATAAGCTCGACGACAAGCTGGACCATACCCTTATTGAAGAGGCCCGTCCGGCCCTCGACCAGCAGGCCCCGGTCCAGATAACCCACGACATTCACAACTGGGACCGGGCGGTCGGGGCCATGCTCAGTTCCGAGGTGACCGGTCGCTACGGGCCGGACGGGCTCCCCGACGGCACCATCGAGGTTGATGTTGAGGGGGTGGCCGGGCAGAGCTTCGGGGCATTTCTGGCCTCCGGGGTCACCCTTCGGCTCGTGGGCGAGGCCAACGACTACGTCGGGAAGGGCCTTTCCGGGGGGCGGATTATTCTGCGCACCCCAGAGACAGCGGGCTTCGAGGCAGACGAGAACATCGTCCTGGGCAACGTGGCCCTCTACGGCGCAACCCGGGGAGAGACCTACGTCAACGGCCAGGCCGGCGAGCGCTTCGCGGTTCGCAACTCCGGCGCACAGGCGGTCGTGGAGGGGGTGGGCGACCACGGGTGCGAGTACATGACCGGCGGTGTGGTCGTCGTGCTTGGAGGCACCGGCCGCAACTTCGGGGCGGGCATGAGTGGCGGGGAGGCGTACGTGCTCGACGAGGACGGGACCTTTGCGGACACGGTCAATCGCGAGATGGTGCGCGTCGAGGCCCTGTCCGGTGAGCGGGACCGCCGCCTCGTTCGTCGCCTCGTGGAGCACCACCTTCACCACACGGGCAGCGCCAAGGCGACCCGCGTGCTGAACGAGTGGGAGAAGTACGTCGGCCGGTTCCGCAAAGTCATGCCCGACGCCTTCGCCCGACAGGTGGAGGCGAGTCTCGAACGGGGAGAGGACATCCGCCCCACCGTGCCGTCTTCGCCGTCGGCGTCTGCTCCCGTAGCTGCATGA
- a CDS encoding amidohydrolase, which produces MPSSELLITNARVHPVNDARDEPVPATALAVRDGRIAAVGSSAEASAAVPGARRMDAGGRTIVPGFIDAHAHLQELGLALRRADLTDASSPDAVVEQLRSFVADHDHPPDAWLRGHGWDQTEWTPARLPSRSALDAAFPERPVWLTRTDVHAGWANTAALEATVGLNRLHEMSDPDGGHIHRDGTGVPTGVLVDAAMTLVEDHIPPPSEAQQERALSAALRQTARRGITSLHDAGLGLSTLRRVQRFLEEGRFPLRLYAMIDGRGDTLEHFCDRGPLHHPSGRLDVESVKFFADGALGSRGAALLEDYADASGNRGFLLHEDDAFREHVRVAHECGFQVNTHAIGDRANRQVLDAYEDVARKSPHPLRRPRIEHAQIVAPEDRSRFGRLGVIASVQPAFAPSDHDWAPARLGPDRITDAYAWRSLQDAGARLAFGSDAPVEPPDPIRGFHAAVTRQDADGAPDGGWQPNERLARATALHAHTWGAAYAAFQEDEIGSISAGKRADFVVLSQDLMTVPADRLLDTEVVATYLGGTPVHTTPDWPDAH; this is translated from the coding sequence ATGCCATCCTCCGAGCTCCTAATTACGAATGCCCGCGTGCACCCCGTCAACGACGCTCGTGACGAGCCCGTCCCTGCCACGGCCCTAGCCGTCCGCGACGGCCGTATTGCCGCGGTTGGCTCATCCGCGGAGGCGTCGGCGGCCGTTCCGGGCGCCCGGCGCATGGACGCCGGCGGGCGGACCATCGTGCCGGGCTTCATCGACGCACACGCCCACCTGCAAGAGTTGGGACTGGCCCTCCGACGTGCCGACCTTACGGATGCCTCGTCCCCGGACGCGGTCGTCGAACAGCTCCGGTCATTCGTCGCCGACCACGACCACCCTCCCGACGCGTGGCTGCGGGGCCACGGGTGGGACCAGACCGAGTGGACGCCCGCTCGCCTTCCTTCTCGTAGCGCCCTGGATGCCGCGTTCCCGGAGCGTCCCGTCTGGCTCACGCGTACGGATGTCCATGCCGGCTGGGCCAACACGGCCGCTCTAGAAGCCACCGTGGGCCTGAACCGCCTCCATGAGATGAGCGACCCCGACGGCGGGCACATTCACCGCGACGGCACTGGTGTCCCCACGGGAGTGCTGGTCGATGCCGCGATGACCCTCGTTGAAGACCATATTCCGCCCCCTAGTGAGGCACAACAGGAACGTGCCCTCTCCGCCGCCCTCCGCCAGACTGCCCGGCGCGGCATCACGAGCCTACACGACGCAGGGCTGGGGCTCTCTACCCTGCGACGAGTCCAGCGCTTTCTGGAGGAGGGGCGGTTCCCACTCCGGCTGTACGCCATGATCGACGGGCGCGGGGACACGCTCGAGCATTTCTGTGACCGCGGCCCACTGCATCACCCATCCGGACGCCTCGACGTGGAGTCGGTCAAGTTCTTCGCCGACGGCGCGCTCGGCAGCCGGGGCGCCGCCCTGCTCGAAGACTACGCCGACGCGTCGGGCAACCGCGGATTCCTACTCCACGAAGACGACGCGTTTCGGGAACACGTGCGGGTAGCCCATGAGTGCGGGTTTCAGGTAAACACCCACGCCATTGGCGACCGCGCCAACCGACAGGTACTGGACGCCTACGAAGACGTCGCCCGGAAGAGTCCCCACCCGCTCCGTCGGCCACGGATCGAGCACGCTCAGATTGTGGCCCCCGAGGACCGATCTCGCTTTGGCCGCCTCGGTGTGATCGCCTCCGTACAACCGGCATTCGCGCCGAGCGACCACGATTGGGCCCCGGCGCGTCTCGGCCCGGACCGGATCACAGACGCCTACGCGTGGCGAAGCCTGCAGGATGCGGGCGCCCGCCTCGCGTTCGGGTCCGACGCACCGGTCGAGCCTCCCGACCCGATTCGGGGCTTCCACGCCGCCGTCACGCGCCAGGACGCGGACGGTGCGCCCGACGGGGGCTGGCAGCCCAACGAGCGGCTGGCCCGCGCTACAGCCCTCCACGCCCACACTTGGGGCGCCGCCTACGCTGCGTTTCAGGAGGACGAGATCGGATCCATATCCGCAGGCAAACGCGCCGACTTCGTGGTACTCTCTCAAGACCTCATGACGGTGCCTGCTGACCGTCTTCTGGACACGGAGGTCGTGGCGACGTATCTGGGGGGCACTCCGGTGCACACGACGCCCGACTGGCCGGATGCACACTAA
- the moaC gene encoding cyclic pyranopterin monophosphate synthase MoaC, with product MADPSTLTHPDPEGGVRMMDASQKSDSARTAVAVGRVHLGEEAFRRVRDHDIEKGDVLTTAQIAGIMGAKQTDKLIPLCHDVTINGVEVDFTFNEDEQAIDVRAFAKSFGVTGVEMEALTAVSVASLTIYDMCKSVTKNIRIGDVHLRAKTGGQSGNWKSKSKDTSPAES from the coding sequence ATGGCCGATCCTTCTACACTCACCCACCCCGATCCCGAAGGAGGCGTCCGCATGATGGACGCGTCCCAGAAGTCGGACTCCGCCCGCACCGCCGTCGCCGTCGGACGGGTTCATCTGGGAGAGGAGGCATTCCGGCGCGTCCGGGACCACGACATCGAGAAGGGCGATGTCCTGACGACCGCCCAGATCGCCGGCATCATGGGGGCGAAGCAAACCGACAAGCTTATCCCCCTCTGCCACGACGTCACCATCAACGGCGTGGAGGTCGACTTCACGTTCAACGAGGACGAACAGGCCATCGACGTCCGGGCCTTTGCCAAGTCCTTCGGCGTGACAGGGGTCGAGATGGAGGCGCTTACGGCAGTCTCGGTGGCCTCCCTCACGATCTACGACATGTGCAAGTCGGTCACCAAAAACATCCGCATCGGCGACGTGCACCTGCGCGCCAAGACCGGAGGACAGAGCGGGAACTGGAAGAGCAAGTCCAAGGACACGTCCCCCGCTGAGTCCTAG
- a CDS encoding PspA/IM30 family protein, with amino-acid sequence MSIWSRFKRAVKSLFGGAVSAMEDPRTILEQNIRELNDQVPEMNENIATVKANKIMLEKEVEKTKDRVEQLSNRIKTALKSDREDIAKKYAKRLEDQKESLERTEEQLKGAERAYEKALKVKKAFMREKEQKIQEAKNALRQHERAQWQAEIADTMEQFEVSGLDQTHDGMVRRLDEESAKNEARMEMALDSVDTEAMQIEEDAEELRAQQVVDEFKADMGMAEGGETLDQESMEEETIDLPEDEEIEEPSKTIGKQRNKSE; translated from the coding sequence ATGTCTATTTGGTCCCGATTCAAGCGCGCAGTAAAGTCGCTCTTCGGCGGCGCCGTTTCGGCGATGGAGGATCCGCGGACGATTCTCGAACAAAACATCCGGGAGCTCAACGATCAAGTCCCGGAGATGAACGAAAACATCGCCACGGTGAAGGCGAACAAGATCATGCTCGAGAAGGAGGTCGAGAAGACGAAAGACCGGGTCGAGCAGCTCTCCAACCGCATCAAGACCGCCCTCAAGTCCGACCGCGAAGACATTGCCAAAAAGTACGCAAAGCGACTGGAGGACCAGAAAGAAAGCCTAGAGCGGACGGAGGAGCAGCTCAAGGGCGCCGAGCGGGCCTACGAGAAAGCCCTCAAGGTCAAGAAGGCCTTCATGCGCGAGAAAGAGCAGAAGATTCAAGAGGCGAAAAACGCCCTCCGCCAGCACGAGCGGGCGCAGTGGCAGGCCGAGATTGCCGATACAATGGAGCAGTTCGAGGTGTCGGGGCTGGACCAGACCCACGATGGGATGGTCCGGCGTCTGGACGAAGAGTCCGCCAAAAACGAGGCCCGCATGGAAATGGCCCTCGACTCGGTGGACACCGAAGCCATGCAGATTGAGGAAGACGCCGAGGAGCTGCGGGCCCAGCAGGTCGTCGATGAGTTCAAGGCCGATATGGGCATGGCCGAAGGAGGGGAGACGCTGGACCAGGAGTCCATGGAGGAGGAGACGATCGACCTACCGGAGGACGAAGAGATTGAAGAGCCGTCGAAGACCATCGGCAAGCAGCGCAACAAGTCAGAGTAG